One region of Haloprofundus salilacus genomic DNA includes:
- a CDS encoding DUF7522 family protein, producing the protein MAPRPNDDLTDSIVYIARTALGDALRSVIYFTPDEFEVLYLRPELYAGDKSRARTVKEPLVENERLGFTLHETYNRLAEEAAPQPNIGEYEYTIRVFSEGILCRVLGGGHGVIITTDELDITEFEAQAVSLRSLLAETEEE; encoded by the coding sequence ATGGCACCGCGACCCAACGACGACCTCACAGACAGCATCGTGTATATCGCGCGGACCGCGCTCGGCGACGCGCTCCGGAGCGTCATCTACTTCACGCCCGACGAGTTCGAGGTGCTGTATCTGCGCCCGGAGCTCTATGCCGGCGACAAGTCGCGCGCTCGTACAGTGAAGGAACCGCTGGTCGAGAACGAACGCCTCGGATTCACCTTGCACGAGACGTATAACAGACTGGCCGAGGAAGCCGCCCCTCAGCCGAATATCGGCGAGTACGAGTACACGATACGCGTCTTCTCGGAGGGAATTCTCTGCCGCGTGCTCGGCGGCGGCCACGGCGTCATCATCACCACCGACGAGTTGGACATCACCGAGTTCGAAGCGCAAGCGGTGAGCCTTCGCTCATTGCTCGCGGAGACGGAAGAGGAGTAA
- a CDS encoding NAD-dependent epimerase/dehydratase family protein, producing the protein MKTALCIGGTRFVGRHTVEELLAHDYDVTTFTRGIHDDPFADRAGVSHIPGDRTDRDALESAAAEVAPSVVIDFCAYHPREVKTATEVFVDARYVYVSSGSAYARPDVPMRENGTPIHDCTPEQATDDSAESYGPRKAEGDRAVAVAAVEGVEAMAVRPMLVYGPHDYTERFAYWVGRVAEYDRVLVPGDGGSLLHRSYVEDVARALRIVAEEGEPGEAYNVADRNAFSLSESLELVADALDTEVDVVGASERELAAVGLEPADFPLYTPRPMLVSTEKLASLGWESTPKADAVAATATAHVENGRDGAENGPARKDEEKVLEAMEETSA; encoded by the coding sequence ATGAAAACCGCTCTCTGTATCGGCGGAACGCGCTTCGTCGGCCGCCACACCGTCGAGGAGCTGCTCGCACACGACTACGACGTGACGACGTTCACCCGCGGCATCCACGACGACCCCTTCGCCGACCGCGCGGGCGTCTCGCACATCCCCGGCGACCGGACCGATCGCGACGCGTTGGAGTCGGCGGCGGCCGAAGTCGCTCCCAGCGTGGTCATCGACTTCTGCGCGTACCACCCCCGAGAGGTGAAGACCGCGACCGAGGTTTTCGTCGATGCTCGCTACGTGTACGTCTCCAGCGGCAGCGCCTACGCTCGTCCCGACGTGCCGATGCGCGAGAACGGGACGCCGATACACGACTGTACGCCCGAGCAGGCCACCGACGACTCCGCCGAGAGCTACGGCCCCAGAAAAGCCGAGGGAGACAGGGCGGTCGCCGTCGCCGCGGTCGAGGGCGTCGAGGCGATGGCGGTCCGCCCGATGCTCGTCTACGGCCCACACGACTACACCGAACGCTTCGCATACTGGGTCGGCCGCGTCGCCGAGTACGACCGCGTCCTCGTTCCCGGAGACGGGGGCAGTCTCCTCCACCGTTCGTACGTCGAGGACGTGGCGCGCGCCCTCAGAATTGTCGCCGAGGAGGGCGAACCCGGCGAGGCGTACAACGTCGCCGACAGAAACGCGTTCTCGCTTTCCGAGTCGCTTGAGTTGGTCGCCGACGCGCTCGACACAGAGGTCGATGTCGTCGGCGCGAGCGAGCGCGAGTTGGCCGCTGTGGGCCTCGAACCGGCGGATTTCCCGCTGTACACGCCGCGACCGATGCTCGTGTCGACCGAGAAACTCGCTTCACTGGGCTGGGAGTCGACGCCGAAAGCCGACGCCGTCGCCGCGACGGCGACTGCGCACGTCGAAAACGGCCGCGACGGGGCGGAGAATGGTCCAGCGAGGAAAGACGAGGAGAAGGTGTTGGAGGCTATGGAGGAAACGTCTGCGTAG
- a CDS encoding GNAT family N-acetyltransferase, translating into MFPSEIETDHLRLVQLCRDNLSARELYRHVGRNASNVDELSRYTMWDPHRTFKETHDYLVDVEYQWDEREQATYVVYSREADVDDFAGVTNLHLGWKRRSAELGIWLRKPFWGRGYSGERAAALFELAFERLDLELVGAAHQDGNEKSKRAIERYVEEHGGQYDGILRNWIPKGDEVRDLHRYTVSRKQYLESCRST; encoded by the coding sequence ATGTTCCCGAGCGAAATCGAGACCGACCACCTCCGACTCGTTCAACTCTGCCGCGATAATCTCTCCGCGAGAGAACTCTATCGACACGTGGGCCGCAACGCCTCAAACGTAGACGAACTAAGTCGGTATACGATGTGGGACCCCCACCGAACGTTCAAGGAGACGCACGACTATCTGGTCGACGTCGAATACCAGTGGGACGAGAGAGAGCAAGCGACCTACGTCGTCTATTCGAGAGAAGCCGACGTCGACGACTTCGCAGGCGTCACGAACCTCCACCTCGGCTGGAAACGCCGCTCGGCAGAACTCGGTATCTGGCTGCGGAAACCGTTCTGGGGCCGCGGTTACTCCGGCGAGCGCGCGGCGGCGCTGTTCGAGTTGGCTTTCGAGCGACTGGACCTCGAACTCGTCGGTGCGGCACACCAAGATGGCAACGAGAAGTCGAAGCGAGCCATCGAACGCTACGTCGAGGAACACGGCGGCCAGTACGACGGCATCCTCCGCAACTGGATTCCGAAGGGCGACGAGGTGCGTGACCTCCACCGGTACACCGTCTCTCGCAAACAGTATCTGGAGTCGTGCCGATCGACCTGA
- a CDS encoding NAD-dependent epimerase/dehydratase family protein, translating into MSDSALVVGGTRFIGRHVVDDLLENGYEVTIFNRGNHENPFADDDRVSRVEGDRTNRADLERARDEAEPNIVVDCVAYKPAEVEEAVDVFADVDGYVYISSGGAYGSEEIPKREGVTELCDCTPEQATDDSAESYGPRKAEGDRVIFEAAERGVNATSVRPCIVYGPHDYTERLDYWLDRVDNYDRVLVPGDGTNIWHRAYVEDVASALRIVAESGEPGEAYNVGDQRLVTLAEMVEVIADTADTEIEVVHAGERELAAAELEPTDFVLYRPYPHVLDTNKLSGLGWESTSVDEAMRRTVEEHRESDRDGSEHDPGREAEERVLGVLDTI; encoded by the coding sequence ATGAGCGACTCAGCACTCGTCGTCGGCGGGACGCGCTTCATCGGCCGCCACGTCGTCGACGACCTCCTCGAAAACGGCTACGAGGTCACCATCTTCAACCGCGGCAACCACGAGAACCCCTTCGCCGACGACGACCGGGTCAGTCGAGTCGAGGGCGACCGGACGAACCGAGCGGACCTCGAACGCGCCCGCGACGAAGCGGAGCCGAACATCGTCGTCGACTGCGTCGCGTACAAACCCGCCGAGGTCGAGGAGGCGGTCGACGTGTTCGCCGACGTCGACGGCTACGTCTACATCTCCAGCGGTGGCGCCTACGGATCGGAGGAGATACCGAAGCGCGAGGGCGTCACCGAACTCTGCGACTGCACGCCCGAGCAAGCCACCGACGACTCCGCCGAGAGCTACGGTCCGCGAAAGGCCGAGGGGGACCGCGTCATCTTCGAGGCCGCCGAGCGCGGAGTCAACGCAACCTCCGTCCGCCCGTGTATCGTCTACGGGCCGCACGACTACACCGAGCGACTCGACTACTGGCTGGACCGCGTCGACAACTACGACCGCGTGCTGGTGCCGGGCGACGGCACCAACATCTGGCACCGCGCCTACGTCGAGGACGTGGCCAGTGCCCTCAGAATCGTCGCCGAATCGGGCGAACCGGGCGAGGCGTACAACGTCGGCGACCAGCGGCTCGTCACGCTCGCAGAGATGGTGGAGGTCATCGCCGACACCGCGGACACGGAGATAGAAGTCGTCCACGCGGGCGAGCGCGAACTCGCCGCCGCGGAGCTCGAACCGACGGATTTCGTCCTCTACCGACCATACCCGCACGTCCTCGACACGAACAAGCTGAGCGGGTTGGGCTGGGAGTCGACGTCCGTCGACGAGGCGATGCGCCGCACGGTCGAGGAACACCGCGAGAGCGACCGCGACGGCTCCGAACACGACCCCGGCCGCGAGGCCGAAGAGCGGGTGCTGGGCGTATTGGATACGATATAA
- a CDS encoding HD domain-containing protein — MGVEIKETEVTEEQFEEMKRFVYDYLAASVENEDDGGRMRWYPWHSADYRFNHIINVVALATHIAERENADVDVVAVAALFHDIAKLDADQDVHAEEGARVAREYLTSHGDFPQSFVDEVSHAIEDHSYQGPLSDVSLETQCLIEADILDKVGANGTALMLLRMGYEARTHMDAAEMVERVLQRGVDASRRIESDTAESVAHRRLKRVKWFREWLEEEVPEMNHERFGF; from the coding sequence GTGGGGGTCGAGATAAAAGAGACGGAAGTCACGGAGGAACAGTTCGAGGAGATGAAGCGGTTCGTCTACGACTATCTCGCCGCCAGCGTGGAGAACGAGGACGACGGCGGACGGATGCGGTGGTACCCGTGGCACAGCGCCGACTACCGGTTCAACCACATCATCAACGTGGTCGCGCTCGCGACCCACATCGCCGAGCGCGAGAACGCCGACGTCGACGTCGTCGCCGTCGCGGCGCTGTTTCACGACATCGCGAAACTCGACGCCGACCAGGACGTCCACGCCGAAGAAGGCGCGCGCGTCGCCCGCGAGTATCTCACCTCGCACGGCGACTTCCCGCAGTCGTTCGTCGACGAAGTCAGCCACGCCATCGAAGACCACTCGTATCAGGGTCCGCTCTCGGACGTGTCGCTGGAGACGCAGTGTCTCATCGAGGCCGACATCCTCGACAAAGTCGGCGCGAACGGCACGGCGCTCATGCTGCTCCGGATGGGCTACGAGGCCCGCACACACATGGACGCCGCCGAGATGGTCGAACGCGTGCTCCAGCGCGGCGTCGACGCCTCCCGTCGCATCGAGAGCGACACTGCAGAGAGCGTCGCCCACCGCCGCCTGAAGCGCGTCAAGTGGTTCCGCGAGTGGCTCGAAGAGGAAGTACCCGAGATGAACCACGAGCGGTTCGGGTTCTGA
- a CDS encoding alanyl-tRNA editing protein, which translates to MTELLYLDDTDVREFEATVERVLDDRAVLDRTAFYPTGGGQPNDTGTLRLAGVDAGNDAQDDAGAASETWTVTDVSKKDTVYHTLSGTPPEEGATVTGRLDWERRYSHMRYHTAQHLLSALLLSEYDAETTGNQLYANRAYLDCAYERFDETDLADIETRMNDLVDDAMDVRWYVMDREEAEASLDPERTRLSLLPDSITEIRLVEIGPEDDPYDRTACAGTHVDNTDELGTVEMTGRETKGGEKERVKFRLV; encoded by the coding sequence ATGACCGAGTTGCTCTACCTCGACGACACCGACGTCCGCGAGTTCGAGGCGACGGTCGAACGCGTCCTCGACGACAGAGCCGTCCTCGACCGCACCGCGTTCTATCCGACCGGCGGCGGGCAGCCGAACGACACCGGAACGCTCCGTCTCGCCGGCGTCGATGCGGGTAACGACGCGCAGGACGACGCGGGCGCGGCGTCCGAAACGTGGACCGTCACCGACGTCTCGAAGAAGGATACGGTGTACCACACGCTATCGGGGACGCCGCCCGAAGAAGGCGCGACGGTCACCGGCCGACTCGACTGGGAGCGTCGGTACTCGCACATGCGATACCACACCGCCCAACATCTCCTCTCGGCGCTGCTCCTCTCGGAGTACGACGCCGAGACGACGGGGAACCAACTGTACGCCAACCGCGCGTATCTCGACTGCGCGTACGAACGATTCGACGAGACGGATCTCGCCGACATCGAAACGAGGATGAACGACCTCGTCGACGACGCGATGGACGTTCGGTGGTACGTGATGGACCGCGAGGAGGCCGAAGCGTCGCTCGACCCCGAGCGGACCCGTCTCAGTTTACTCCCGGACTCCATCACCGAGATTCGGTTGGTCGAAATCGGTCCCGAGGACGACCCGTACGACCGGACCGCCTGCGCGGGCACCCACGTCGATAACACGGACGAACTCGGCACCGTCGAGATGACGGGCCGAGAGACGAAAGGCGGCGAGAAAGAGCGCGTGAAGTTCCGACTCGTCTAG